The Sesamum indicum cultivar Zhongzhi No. 13 linkage group LG1, S_indicum_v1.0, whole genome shotgun sequence genome includes a window with the following:
- the LOC105168143 gene encoding non-specific phospholipase C3, which produces MPENTTEYPIKTVVVLVQENRSFDHVLGWMKSINPDIDGVTGKESNPISTSERIHYSDKSGFVEPDPGHSFEATYEQIYGVPWDQASASGHNLSPTMEGFAQQAESIQKGMANIVMNGFRPESVPVYKELVQEFAVCDRWFSSAPTLTQPNRLFIHSGTSYGATANDTKMLVEGYPQKTIFESVEEGGFEFGIYYQYPPSTLFYRNLRKLKYIRKFHQFDLHFKRHCEEGKLPNYVVIEQRYFETKLVPGNDDHPPHDISEGQKFVKEIYEALRSSPQWNEILFVIIYDEHGGFYDHVPPPVTGVPSPDDIVGPEPYKFKFDGLGVRVPAILVSPWIEPGTVLHGPSGPYPTSEFEHSSIPATVKKIFNLKEFLTKRDAWAGTFECVLNRTSPRTDCPVSLPEPVKMREIEANYEDAKLSEFQEELVQLCAVLKGEHAQDHFPHRIVQDMKVLQAVEYVGGAFQKFMDDCDNAIRNGADESHIVCSLAPHQPKRRVSRSFARKLCSCLTCGA; this is translated from the exons ATGCCTGAGAACACTACAGAATACCCCATCAAGACAGTGGTGGTCCTAGTCCAAGAAAACCGATCATTCGATCACGTCCTAGGATGGATGAAGTCCATCAACCCCGATATCGACGGCGTGACTGGGAAAGAATCGAACCCTATATCCACCTCAGAACGCATTCACTACAGCGACAAATCAGGGTTCGTGGAGCCTGATCCCGGCCACTCATTCGAAGCAACATACGAGCAAATCTACGGCGTTCCATGGGACCAGGCCTCGGCTTCAGGCCACAACCTGTCTCCGACGATGGAAGGTTTTGCTCAGCAAGCAGAAAGTATACAGAAAGGAATGGCCAACATAGTGATGAACGGATTCAGGCCCGAATCAGTGCCGGTTTACAAAGAGCTGGTGCAAGAGTTTGCAGTTTGCGATCGGTGGTTCTCGTCGGCTCCCACTCTGACGCAGCCAAACAGGCTTTTCATACACTCGGGAACATCGTACGGGGCGACAGCGAACGACACGAAAATGCTGGTGGAAGGGTATCCGCAGAAGACCATCTTTGAGTCGGTGGAGGAGGGCGGGTTCGAGTTCGGGATTTACTATCAGTACCCGCCTTCCACTCTCTTCTACAG AAACCTGAGAAAACTGAAGTACATAAGAAAGTTCCACCAGTTTGATCTACACTTCAAGAGACACTGCGAGGAGGGAAAGCTACCAAACTATGTAGTAATAGAACAAAGATACTTCGAGACAAAGCTGGTACCAGGAAACGATGATCACCCGCCCCACGACATCTCAGAGGGTCAGAAATTCGTCAAGGAAATCTATGAAGCTTTGAGATCAAGTCCTCAGTGGAACGAGATCTTGTTCGTGATTATATACGATGAGCATGGGGGATTTTATGATCATGTGCCACCTCCTGTCACGGGGGTTCCTAGTCCGGACGACATCGTTGGTCCTGAACCGTATAAGTTCAAATTTGATGGCCTTGGTGTTAGGGTTCCTGCCATCTTGGTGTCTCCTTGGATTGAACCTGGAACAG TGCTGCATGGGCCTTCTGGACCATATCCAACCTCGGAATTTGAGCATTCCTCAATTCCAGCAACTGTCAAGAAGATTTTCAATCTTAAAGAGTTCTTGACCAAACGTGACGCTTGGGCAGGCACGTTTGAATGTGTCTTGAACAGGACCAGTCCCAGAACAGATTGTCCAG TGTCTCTGCCAGAACCGGTGAAAATGAGGGAAATAGAAGCAAATTATGAAGATGCAAAGCTGAGTGAATTTCAAGAAGAGCTGGTGCAGTTGTGTGCAGTGTTGAAAGGGGAGCATGCACAAGACCATTTTCCTCACAGAATAGTGCAAGACATGAAAGTCTTGCAGGCGGTTGAGTATGTCGGAGGCGCATTTCAGAAGTTCATGGATGATTGCGACAATGCCATCAGAAACGGAGCTGACGAGTCCCATATTGTCTGCAGTCTTGCACCTCATCAACCAAAAAGACGTGTTTCCAGATCGTTTGCAAGAAAACTATGTTCGTGCTTGACTTGTGGCGCATAA